The window CCATCGAGTGGATAATCAACGCCGGTAAGGAAACTGGCTTCGTCCGAACACAGATAGAGGGCGAGATTCGCGACCTCCATGGGTTCCGCCATCCGCCCGATAGGCTGCGCTGCAGACAGCTTCTCGAACATCTCCGCTTCCTTTCCAGGATAGTTCTTTGCGAGGTAGCCATCGACGAAGCCAGTGTGTACGCGTGCCGGTGAGATTGCGTTGCACCGAATGTTTTGTTTCAGGAAGTCGCGAGCAATGGAGAAGGTCATGGCAAGCACGGCGCCTTTACTCATCGAGTAGGAAAAACGATCGGCTAGGCCACTGGTTGCAGCAATGGATGCCATGTTGAGAATGACTCCGCCGCCAGCCGTGATCATCGATCCGATGCAGGCCTGGGTGCAGTGATAGACACTTTTGACGTTGACCTGGAAGACGCGATCGAAGTCTGCGGAGGTAGTGTTGTCCACGCGACCGATACCGGCAATACCGGCGTTATTGACCAGGATGTCGATGCGGTTGGTCTTAACGAATTCGCCGAAGACGCGGT is drawn from Edaphobacter lichenicola and contains these coding sequences:
- a CDS encoding SDR family NAD(P)-dependent oxidoreductase, encoding MHLSSGRSDKFRLDGRSAVVTGAANGIGLSIASELARAGATVHLVDMDLAAANKAVDQITQAGGIAFAHVCDVADQADVDRVFGEFVKTNRIDILVNNAGIAGIGRVDNTTSADFDRVFQVNVKSVYHCTQACIGSMITAGGGVILNMASIAATSGLADRFSYSMSKGAVLAMTFSIARDFLKQNIRCNAISPARVHTGFVDGYLAKNYPGKEAEMFEKLSAAQPIGRMAEPMEVANLALYLCSDEASFLTGVDYPLDGGFVNLR